The proteins below come from a single Geobacillus thermoleovorans genomic window:
- the cccB gene encoding cytochrome c551 produces the protein MKWKLATMFLGVSLALAACGGGGDNAGEKNGGSNGGGDTAAAAEQIFKQNCASCHGQDLSGGVGPNLQKVGSKYSKDEIKNIIVNGRGAMPAGIIKGEDADKVAEWLAAKK, from the coding sequence ATGAAATGGAAATTAGCGACGATGTTCCTTGGCGTTTCGCTCGCGCTTGCCGCGTGCGGCGGTGGCGGGGACAATGCCGGGGAAAAAAACGGCGGCAGCAACGGCGGAGGGGATACTGCAGCGGCTGCCGAGCAAATTTTTAAACAAAACTGTGCGTCCTGTCATGGACAAGACTTGTCGGGCGGGGTCGGCCCGAACTTGCAAAAGGTTGGAAGCAAGTATTCCAAAGATGAAATTAAAAACATTATCGTCAACGGCCGCGGCGCGATGCCGGCAGGAATCATTAAAGGGGAAGACGCCGACAAAGTGGCGGAATGGCTGGCCGCGAAAAAATAA
- a CDS encoding YitT family protein, with protein MRKRREKTMPPAVEAALEYAYVLIGAAIVAVAFNVFLLPNRIASGGVSGISTIMHALFGIEPAYVQWALNIPLFIAGVVLLGRQFGVKTFVGTVFLPLVVYLTKGMEPATTNPLLGAIFGGIGVGLGLGVVFRGRASTGGTDLAAQIIHKYTGLSLGMCVILIDGLIVLTAAFVFDIERALYALIALYVTSKTIDLVQVGLGYSKIALIITKEEEKVRRAILHEIDRGVTRLPAYGGYTEHERPMLMCVVAQSEFTKLKQLVRTIDPTAFVIVANAAEVLGEGFQRT; from the coding sequence ATGCGGAAGCGAAGAGAGAAGACCATGCCTCCGGCGGTGGAGGCGGCTTTGGAGTATGCGTATGTTCTTATCGGCGCGGCGATCGTCGCTGTGGCGTTTAACGTGTTTTTGCTGCCAAACCGGATTGCCTCAGGCGGAGTGAGCGGCATCAGCACGATTATGCACGCGTTGTTTGGCATTGAGCCTGCCTACGTCCAATGGGCGCTCAACATTCCGCTCTTTATCGCTGGCGTTGTGCTTTTGGGCCGGCAGTTTGGCGTGAAAACGTTCGTCGGGACGGTGTTCTTGCCGCTTGTCGTCTATTTGACGAAAGGGATGGAGCCGGCGACGACGAATCCGCTTCTTGGCGCGATCTTTGGCGGCATCGGCGTCGGGCTTGGCCTCGGCGTTGTCTTCCGCGGCCGGGCGTCGACCGGCGGCACCGATTTGGCAGCGCAAATCATCCATAAATATACCGGGCTGTCGCTTGGCATGTGCGTCATTTTGATCGATGGCTTGATCGTTTTGACCGCGGCGTTTGTGTTTGATATTGAACGGGCGCTCTATGCGTTGATCGCGTTGTATGTGACAAGCAAAACGATCGATCTCGTCCAAGTCGGGCTTGGGTATTCGAAAATCGCTCTTATTATTACAAAGGAAGAAGAAAAAGTGCGCCGCGCCATTTTGCACGAAATCGACCGCGGAGTGACGCGCTTGCCGGCCTATGGCGGCTACACGGAACATGAACGGCCGATGTTGATGTGCGTCGTCGCACAATCGGAGTTCACGAAATTGAAACAATTGGTCCGAACCATTGATCCGACAGCGTTTGTCATTGTTGCGAACGCCGCTGAGGTGCTCGGCGAAGGATTTCAACGTACGTAA
- a CDS encoding transporter — MLTLLSCPCHLAVILPLLAGTSVGAYLIRHQSLAIGLFTVLFFFSLMMIVAKRKPMRSGETESCDPEKTGNGHGACCAPFRTNHEDE, encoded by the coding sequence GTGCTGACACTGCTCAGCTGCCCGTGTCATCTGGCGGTTATTCTGCCGTTGTTGGCCGGAACATCGGTCGGTGCGTATTTGATCCGACACCAAAGCCTTGCCATCGGCCTTTTTACGGTTTTGTTTTTCTTTTCGCTGATGATGATAGTTGCAAAGCGAAAGCCAATGCGATCAGGTGAAACGGAAAGCTGTGACCCAGAGAAAACGGGAAACGGCCATGGGGCGTGCTGTGCCCCCTTCCGAACGAATCATGAGGACGAGTGA
- the merA gene encoding mercury(II) reductase, whose product MKTYRMTVQGMTCAGCEQHVAAALSAIGAKLMDVSFRRGEVVFALPEGTDVDMARQAVKNAHYEPGDIEEITAPASPVIAGEGEYDYIIIGSGGAAFSSAIEAVKYGAKVAMVERGTVGGTCVNIGCVPSKTLLRAGEIYALTRNHPFLGLHTSAGPVDLAPLVKQKNELVEQLRQAKYADLIGEYGFDFIQGEARFVGRQTIEVNGQTLSAKRFLIATGASPAVPDIPGLHDVDYLTSTTLLELKKVPKRLAVIGAGYIGMELGQLFHHLGSEVTLMQRSPRLLKEYEPEISEAVTRALAEQGIRVITGASFERVEQDGNTKKVYVNVDGRTRVIEADELLVAAGRTPNTAALNLPAAGVEVGERGEILIDEYTRTTNPSIYAAGDVTLGPQFVYVAAYQGAVAAANAVGGLNKRWDTAVVPAVTFTHPAIATVGLTEQRAKENGYDVKTSVLPLEAVPRAIVNRETTGVFKLVAEAHTGKLLGAHIVADNAGEVIYAAALAIQFGLTIDDLRRTLAPYLTMAEGLKLAALTFDRDVSKLSCCAG is encoded by the coding sequence ATGAAAACATATCGAATGACCGTCCAAGGCATGACATGCGCCGGCTGTGAACAACATGTCGCCGCAGCGCTGAGCGCGATTGGGGCCAAGCTGATGGATGTCAGCTTCCGGCGCGGTGAAGTGGTATTCGCGCTGCCTGAGGGCACGGACGTTGACATGGCGAGACAAGCGGTCAAAAACGCCCATTACGAGCCGGGGGATATCGAGGAGATCACCGCGCCAGCCAGCCCTGTCATCGCTGGCGAGGGAGAGTATGACTACATCATCATCGGTTCCGGCGGGGCGGCGTTTTCCTCGGCGATCGAAGCGGTGAAATACGGGGCGAAAGTGGCGATGGTCGAGCGCGGCACGGTCGGGGGGACGTGCGTCAATATCGGCTGCGTGCCGTCGAAGACGCTGCTTCGGGCCGGAGAAATCTATGCGTTGACGCGAAATCATCCGTTTCTCGGCCTGCATACATCCGCTGGTCCGGTTGATTTGGCGCCGTTAGTGAAGCAAAAAAATGAACTGGTCGAGCAGCTTCGCCAAGCGAAATATGCGGACTTGATCGGAGAGTATGGGTTCGATTTCATCCAAGGGGAAGCCCGATTTGTTGGGCGCCAAACGATTGAAGTGAACGGCCAAACGCTGTCGGCGAAACGGTTTTTGATCGCGACAGGCGCTTCCCCGGCCGTGCCGGATATTCCGGGGCTTCATGATGTCGACTACTTGACCAGCACGACCTTGCTTGAACTGAAAAAAGTGCCGAAGCGGCTCGCGGTCATTGGCGCTGGCTACATCGGGATGGAGTTGGGACAGCTGTTCCATCATCTCGGCTCCGAGGTGACGTTGATGCAGCGAAGCCCGCGCCTGTTGAAAGAATATGAGCCGGAAATTTCCGAAGCGGTGACGCGGGCCCTCGCGGAACAAGGCATCCGCGTCATCACCGGCGCTTCGTTTGAACGGGTCGAACAAGACGGGAATACGAAAAAAGTGTATGTGAATGTAGACGGCCGCACCCGGGTCATCGAAGCGGACGAATTGCTCGTGGCTGCCGGGAGAACGCCGAATACGGCGGCGTTGAACTTGCCGGCAGCCGGCGTGGAAGTCGGGGAGCGCGGGGAAATTTTGATCGACGAATACACACGGACGACGAACCCGTCGATTTATGCGGCAGGCGATGTCACGCTCGGCCCGCAGTTCGTCTATGTCGCGGCCTATCAGGGAGCCGTTGCCGCGGCCAATGCCGTCGGCGGGCTGAACAAGCGCTGGGATACGGCCGTCGTTCCGGCGGTGACGTTCACCCATCCGGCCATCGCCACCGTCGGTTTGACCGAGCAGCGGGCGAAAGAAAACGGGTATGACGTGAAAACGTCCGTCCTGCCGCTTGAGGCGGTGCCGCGCGCCATCGTCAACCGGGAAACGACGGGGGTGTTTAAACTTGTCGCTGAGGCCCATACGGGCAAGCTGCTAGGCGCCCACATCGTCGCGGACAATGCCGGCGAGGTCATTTACGCCGCAGCGTTGGCGATTCAATTCGGATTAACGATCGACGACCTTCGCCGAACGTTGGCCCCGTATTTAACGATGGCGGAGGGGCTGAAGCTGGCGGCGCTTACGTTTGACCGAGACGTTTCGAAACTGTCGTGCTGCGCGGGATGA
- a CDS encoding type II toxin-antitoxin system RelE family toxin has product MNSGYKLIYRRAAVKFIVRQEKEVQERLASGLQGLLAIPPQGDIKKLKGQDGLYRMRIGTYRVLFRIDHDERIIYIEAIGNRGDVY; this is encoded by the coding sequence GTGAATTCGGGCTACAAGTTGATTTACCGTAGGGCCGCAGTCAAATTCATCGTTAGGCAAGAAAAAGAGGTTCAAGAACGGTTGGCCTCTGGGTTGCAAGGGTTGCTTGCGATCCCGCCGCAGGGGGATATTAAAAAGTTGAAGGGGCAGGATGGATTATATCGGATGCGAATCGGAACATATCGTGTGTTGTTTCGCATCGATCATGATGAACGAATCATCTATATTGAGGCGATCGGCAACCGCGGCGATGTGTATTGA
- a CDS encoding murein hydrolase activator EnvC family protein yields MKKKNMMALAVAAALGLGVLPPAANAVSTRDIEQKRSEIDALRSKRSEVQEKISEAQKNIEALQSQQKQVANDIEKLNIAIEETSGKIRNVSADIDQTEQAIDQLKQEIAEIQERIEKRNEILKERLRSLQENGGAISYLEVLLGAQSFSDFIDRMSAVTTIMEADQQIIREQEADKALKEKKEGELTEKRNKLQADLQELKQLQAELAGQLEQKNRLMADLKQKEEEEHDHKMALEEEKELIAKQEAAVKEQLAELERQKRAEEEAKQRGRTYASPNGGGASSGEAPSGGSTPPVSSGAFTRPANGPITSGFGYRFGGTDFHPGVDIGKRAPVVPVVAAADGIVFRSYYSSSYGNVIFISHVMNGQTYTTVYAHLEARLVGEGQHVQKGQVIGYMGNTGNSTGPHLHFELHRGGWNEAKTNAVNPLDYIPF; encoded by the coding sequence ATGAAAAAGAAAAACATGATGGCGCTCGCCGTCGCCGCGGCGCTCGGCCTTGGCGTTCTGCCGCCGGCGGCGAACGCCGTCAGCACTCGTGATATCGAACAAAAGCGAAGCGAAATCGACGCGCTTCGCTCGAAGCGGTCAGAGGTGCAAGAAAAGATCAGCGAGGCGCAAAAAAACATCGAAGCCCTTCAGTCGCAGCAAAAACAAGTCGCCAACGATATTGAAAAGCTGAACATTGCCATTGAGGAAACGAGCGGCAAAATCCGCAACGTCAGCGCAGATATTGACCAAACGGAGCAAGCCATTGACCAATTGAAACAAGAAATTGCCGAAATTCAAGAACGGATTGAAAAACGAAATGAAATTTTGAAAGAGCGGCTTCGTTCCTTGCAGGAAAACGGCGGGGCGATCAGCTACTTGGAAGTGCTGCTCGGCGCACAAAGCTTCAGCGACTTCATCGACCGGATGAGCGCCGTAACGACGATCATGGAAGCGGACCAACAAATCATCCGCGAGCAGGAAGCCGATAAAGCGTTAAAAGAGAAAAAGGAAGGCGAATTGACGGAGAAGCGGAACAAGCTGCAAGCGGATTTGCAAGAATTGAAGCAGCTGCAGGCCGAGCTGGCCGGCCAGCTGGAACAAAAAAATCGCCTGATGGCCGATTTGAAGCAAAAAGAGGAAGAAGAGCATGATCATAAGATGGCGCTCGAAGAAGAAAAAGAACTGATCGCCAAACAAGAAGCGGCCGTGAAAGAGCAGCTTGCCGAACTCGAACGGCAAAAACGGGCCGAAGAAGAAGCGAAACAGAGAGGACGTACATATGCTTCGCCAAACGGTGGAGGAGCGTCATCAGGAGAAGCGCCATCCGGCGGCAGCACGCCGCCTGTATCGAGCGGGGCGTTCACTCGCCCGGCCAATGGACCGATCACCTCGGGCTTTGGCTACCGGTTTGGCGGCACGGACTTCCATCCGGGGGTCGACATCGGCAAGCGAGCTCCCGTTGTGCCGGTTGTCGCTGCAGCGGACGGCATTGTGTTCCGCTCCTACTATTCTAGCAGCTACGGCAACGTCATTTTCATCAGTCATGTGATGAATGGGCAAACATATACGACCGTGTACGCCCATTTGGAAGCGCGTCTTGTTGGCGAAGGGCAGCACGTTCAAAAAGGGCAAGTGATCGGCTATATGGGCAATACAGGGAATTCGACCGGTCCGCATCTTCATTTTGAACTGCACCGCGGCGGCTGGAACGAGGCGAAAACGAATGCGGTCAATCCGCTTGACTATATTCCTTTCTAA
- the ftsX gene encoding permease-like cell division protein FtsX has product MTLHTFKRHVRESIKSLGRNGWMTFASASAVTVTLLLVGVFFAVMFNINHFAKKVENDVEIRVHIELTADSRQKDALRRQIEAIPNVKEVRYSSKDEELKRLIKSMGDEGSSFRLFEQDNPLSDVYVVKAAHPQDTVKVAKQIETLPFVHKVNYGQGTVEKLFDALKVARNVGLVLILGLLFTAMFLISNTIKITIFARRREIEIMRLVGATNGFIRWPFFLEGLWLGMLGALFPIAALSIVYYNVYQVYEQRVSLPFFELLPFSPFMWQLSALLLAIGAGIGIWGSVMSVRKFLKV; this is encoded by the coding sequence ATGACGCTTCATACGTTTAAGCGCCACGTCCGGGAGAGCATCAAAAGCCTTGGCCGCAACGGTTGGATGACGTTTGCGTCCGCGAGCGCCGTCACGGTGACGCTGTTGCTTGTCGGCGTCTTTTTTGCCGTCATGTTCAACATCAACCATTTTGCCAAAAAAGTCGAAAACGATGTGGAAATTCGCGTTCATATCGAGCTGACGGCCGACAGCCGGCAAAAAGACGCCTTGCGCCGGCAAATTGAAGCCATTCCAAATGTCAAGGAAGTCCGCTATTCATCGAAGGACGAAGAGCTGAAGCGGCTGATCAAAAGCATGGGGGACGAAGGTTCGTCGTTCCGCTTATTTGAGCAGGACAACCCGTTGAGCGACGTATACGTCGTGAAAGCGGCCCATCCGCAAGATACGGTGAAAGTCGCGAAGCAAATCGAAACATTGCCGTTCGTCCATAAAGTCAACTATGGCCAAGGGACGGTCGAGAAGCTGTTTGATGCGCTGAAAGTGGCGCGCAACGTCGGGCTCGTGCTCATTCTCGGATTGTTGTTTACGGCGATGTTTCTCATTTCCAACACGATCAAAATTACGATTTTCGCCCGCCGCCGCGAAATTGAAATTATGCGGCTCGTGGGCGCGACGAACGGGTTTATCCGCTGGCCGTTCTTTTTAGAAGGGTTATGGCTTGGAATGCTCGGCGCTCTCTTCCCGATCGCGGCGCTTTCGATCGTGTACTACAATGTGTATCAAGTGTATGAACAGCGGGTTTCCTTGCCGTTTTTTGAACTTCTTCCATTTTCTCCGTTCATGTGGCAGTTGAGCGCACTGCTCTTGGCGATCGGCGCCGGCATCGGCATTTGGGGAAGCGTTATGTCGGTGCGCAAGTTTTTGAAAGTGTAA
- the ftsE gene encoding cell division ATP-binding protein FtsE: MIEMQDVYKTYPNGVVALNGINVRIKQGEFVYVVGPSGAGKSTFIKMMYREEKPTSGTIMVNGVNLAKLKDSKVPLLRRHIGVVFQDFKLLPKLNVYENVAFALEVIEESPKVIRKKVMEVLDLVGLKHKIRSYPNELSGGEQQRVSIARSIVNSPKIVIADEPTGNLDPETSWGIVELFEKINDRGTTIVMATHNKEIVNATRRRVIAIENGKIVRDEAKGEYGYDASYV; encoded by the coding sequence ATGATTGAAATGCAAGATGTGTACAAAACATATCCAAACGGCGTTGTGGCGCTGAACGGCATCAACGTCCGCATCAAGCAAGGAGAATTCGTCTACGTCGTTGGGCCCAGCGGAGCTGGGAAGTCGACGTTTATTAAAATGATGTATCGCGAGGAAAAGCCGACGAGCGGGACCATTATGGTCAACGGCGTCAACCTTGCCAAGCTCAAAGACAGCAAAGTCCCTCTTTTGCGCCGCCATATCGGCGTTGTGTTCCAAGATTTCAAGCTGCTTCCGAAGCTCAACGTTTACGAAAACGTTGCCTTTGCCTTGGAAGTCATTGAAGAATCGCCGAAAGTGATCCGCAAAAAAGTGATGGAAGTACTCGACCTAGTCGGCCTCAAGCATAAAATCCGCTCTTATCCGAACGAATTGTCCGGGGGCGAACAGCAGCGCGTCTCCATCGCCCGCTCAATCGTCAACTCCCCGAAAATCGTGATTGCCGACGAACCAACAGGAAACTTGGACCCGGAAACCTCATGGGGCATTGTGGAGCTGTTTGAAAAAATCAACGACCGGGGAACGACGATTGTGATGGCGACCCACAACAAAGAGATCGTCAACGCGACCCGGCGGCGCGTCATCGCCATCGAAAACGGGAAAATCGTCCGCGACGAGGCGAAGGGGGAATACGGCTATGACGCTTCATACGTTTAA
- the prfB gene encoding peptide chain release factor 2 (programmed frameshift) — protein MIDLVEIKQELEKMAKRLAEIRGSLDLEAKQARIRELEEQMAAPNFWDDQKAAQAVISEANALKDLVEEFSSLEERFDNLEVTYELLKEEPDDELQAELVEEAKKLMKDFSEFELQLLLNEPYDQNNAILELHPGAGGTESQDWASMLLRMYTRWAEKKGFKVETLDYLPGEEAGIKSVTLLIKGHNAYGYLKAEKGVHRLVRISPFDASGRRHTSFVSCEVVPEMDDNIEIEIRPEELKIDTYRSSGAGGQHVNTTDSAVRITHLPTGIVVTCQSERSQIKNREKAMNMLKAKLYQKKLEEQQAELAELRGEQKEIGWGNQIRSYVFHPYSLVKDHRTNVEVGNVQAVMDGEIDVFIDAYLRAKLK, from the exons ATGATCGATTTGGTGGAAATCAAGCAAGAGCTTGAGAAAATGGCTAAGCGATTAGCGGAAATCAGGGGGTCTCTT GACCTCGAAGCGAAGCAGGCGCGCATTCGCGAATTAGAAGAGCAAATGGCCGCGCCAAACTTTTGGGATGATCAAAAGGCGGCGCAGGCGGTCATTTCCGAAGCGAATGCGCTCAAAGATCTCGTCGAGGAATTTTCCTCGCTTGAAGAACGGTTTGACAACTTGGAAGTGACGTACGAATTGCTCAAGGAAGAGCCGGATGACGAGCTCCAAGCTGAGCTCGTCGAGGAAGCGAAAAAGCTGATGAAAGACTTCAGCGAGTTCGAGCTGCAGCTGTTGCTCAACGAGCCGTACGACCAAAACAACGCCATTTTGGAGCTCCACCCGGGCGCGGGCGGCACGGAATCGCAAGACTGGGCGTCGATGCTTTTGCGCATGTACACGCGCTGGGCGGAGAAAAAAGGGTTTAAAGTCGAGACGCTCGATTACCTCCCGGGCGAGGAAGCCGGGATTAAAAGCGTCACGCTACTCATTAAAGGGCACAACGCCTACGGCTACTTAAAGGCGGAAAAAGGGGTGCATCGGCTGGTTCGCATCTCACCGTTTGACGCCTCAGGCCGCCGCCATACGTCGTTCGTGTCGTGCGAGGTTGTGCCGGAAATGGATGATAACATTGAAATTGAGATCCGGCCGGAAGAGCTGAAAATCGACACGTACCGCTCAAGCGGCGCGGGCGGGCAGCACGTCAACACGACCGACTCGGCCGTGCGCATCACCCACTTGCCGACCGGGATCGTCGTCACGTGCCAATCAGAGCGGTCGCAAATCAAAAACCGCGAAAAAGCGATGAATATGTTGAAGGCGAAATTGTACCAAAAGAAACTCGAGGAGCAGCAAGCCGAACTCGCTGAGCTGCGCGGCGAGCAAAAAGAAATCGGCTGGGGCAACCAAATTCGTTCGTACGTCTTCCATCCGTATTCGCTTGTCAAAGACCATCGGACGAACGTCGAGGTCGGCAATGTGCAAGCGGTGATGGATGGGGAAATTGATGTGTTTATTGACGCGTATTTGCGTGCGAAGTTGAAGTAA